GGATAGAAGAAGATAAAACTTTACAACAATTATTAAAAGAACAAGATCAAAGTATTTTTTCTGAAATAGGAATCACCAATATAGAAGAATAATGAATAGTGTATAGAAAAGCATCATACTATTTAATCAAAAAATAGAAAATTTTGTAAAATGTTTGATATCTATTTCCTAAAAAGTTTAATCTATGATAAAATAATTGTCGAAAGTATTTTTATACAAGAGATTATTAAAAATCAAGTGGGAGGATCATTATGTCTAGAGAATCTGATATAAAAGAGAGCGTTTTAAATATAAAAAAATTCTATATTAAGCAAGAACAAGATAGTAGGATAGCATATAACGTGGTAAAAAGATTAATAGATATTTTCTTATCTTTATTAGGAGTAGTGATTGGAGTTCCATTTATAATTATTTTTGGAATTTTAATTAAATTAGAATCTAGTGGTCCTATAATATATACTCAAGAGAGAGTCGGAAAAGATGGAAAAGTTTTTAATATATATAAATTAAGATCTATGAGAAAAGATGCTGAAAAAAATGGAGCACAATGGGCCAAAAAAGATGATCCTAGAGTAACTAGAGTTGGAAAATTTATCAGATTGACACGGATTGATGAAATTCCACAATTATTTAATATTTTGAAAGGGGATATGAGTATTGTTGGACCTAGACCAGAAAGGCCTAATTTTACCCTAGAATTTAATAAAGAAATACCTGGTTTTATTAATAGAACAACAGTAAAGCCTGGATTAACAGGTTGGGCTCAGGTAAATGGTGGATATGATATGTCTCCTAGAGAAAAATTGCAATATGATTTAGAATATATTAGAAACCAAAGTTTATGGTTAGATATTAAAATCATTTTTAAAACTTTTAAAGTTGTTTTGACTGGAGAAGGAGCAAGATAAAAAGTAAGTAATTTAAAAACGATATAAATAATGCAAATAGTAATTGATCTTTATTTATTTATAAATATATATAGTATGAGAGATTAATTTCCATAAATTTCAAGTGGAAATTATTTTATCATTAAAGAATATGTCTATGTGTAAAGGATAGATAATAAGGGGAGAGATTATTGAGAATATTGAATATCAATTCTTATTATTTTAGTTCTTCTATTTATAAACCTATGGAGGAAGCATTATTAAAAAAAGAATGTGATCTTACAACTTATGTACCTCTAAGTAAAAATTATGAGATTAGAGAAGAATGTCAATATGATGAATTGCCAAATTATCTAGATGTTATTAATTGTTATAATAAATATGATCGAATTTTTTTTTATTTGAAACATAATAAAATAAAAAAAGATTTTTTATCGAGATATCAATTTTATAATTATGATCTCTTACATGCTCATTCATTATTTTCTAATGGATACATTGCGTATTGTGCATATAAAAAATATAACATACCATATGTTGTAGCAGTAAGGAATACGGATGTAAATCTATTTTTTAAAAAGATTATTTATCTTAGAAAACTTGGAATAGA
Above is a genomic segment from Garciella nitratireducens DSM 15102 containing:
- a CDS encoding sugar transferase translates to MSRESDIKESVLNIKKFYIKQEQDSRIAYNVVKRLIDIFLSLLGVVIGVPFIIIFGILIKLESSGPIIYTQERVGKDGKVFNIYKLRSMRKDAEKNGAQWAKKDDPRVTRVGKFIRLTRIDEIPQLFNILKGDMSIVGPRPERPNFTLEFNKEIPGFINRTTVKPGLTGWAQVNGGYDMSPREKLQYDLEYIRNQSLWLDIKIIFKTFKVVLTGEGAR